A part of Solibacillus sp. FSL H8-0538 genomic DNA contains:
- a CDS encoding DUF6906 family protein, translating into MKQGRKPSVNERNYIKSFRLNPSNWFISKKKSDEWLIMHRELGRTRTIPSP; encoded by the coding sequence ATGAAACAAGGTCGTAAGCCGTCAGTCAACGAGAGGAACTACATAAAATCATTCCGGCTAAATCCAAGCAACTGGTTTATCAGCAAAAAGAAATCTGACGAATGGTTGATTATGCATCGTGAATTAGGCCGTACACGTACTATACCGTCACCATAA